GCAAGAAGCCAAAGGGCATTATTAAATTCCTTGGTGGGGCCTTCATAGGGGCAGTTCCTGAAGTTACGTATAGGTGAGCTGTTTATTTGTAGTTTTCCGCTGCTTCCATCGTTAGCATgattacttttaaattatgggtcAACTATGTAAAACTTATTTGTCGGTTGTATTACTTATATGGGAACAGATATCCAGTTACTTCAGTAATTTGGAGAGTATCTACCTATAATTATAACAGTAATGATACAAAATATGTTGATGTCCCTGCATTTTTGCATAATATGCCAGTGTTGCATAACTCTGAATTATTTGGCGAGTACTCGGTTTTTGCAACTCGGGAGTACTCGGTCAAAATAGGCCAAAATTCTGGGATTATTCGGGAAATCAGTCAAAATTGGTGAAAGTCAAACTTGTCATCATTCGAGTACTCCCCGAGTTTCCGAGTATTCTCTAAAAAGTCCCGGTCGAATACTCCCCGAGTAGCGATTTAAGCAACCTTGTGTTATGCTCATCTGTGGAGTTTGTGATAGATATATAACTTTCTAAGAACAATTGAAAAGATTTTGGTTTTTTCCCCTAAATGATATCTTTCCGACTTGCTTTGTACAAATTATGATATCCGTGCAGCTATCTTCTTGGACTACTGGCAAATGAAGGTTATCTCATTATTTCAGTGCCATACAATGTGACTTTTGATCACTCGCAAGCTACTAGAGAAGTTTACGACAAGTTTCATTCTTGCTTGAGTTCAGTGTTAACATCTGGACTGCCCAATGATGGCCTATTAGCCGCTGAACTTGTCGATCTTCCTCTTTATTCTGTTGGTCATAGGTGCACATTTTTTAATGCAATTACTTTACAATTTTATTTAGTGAACATCTATAAATGGCTCTATAACCTCCATATTTTGGTTCATATGTCATATATCACAGTGAAATGACTTGTAAATTTGTATATTTACTGCTTTGTATTCACATTATGAATTTATGCATCAGATTAAAGTATTTTTTAGTGAAAACATTTACTGCCAAATATGTATAGCATCCTCTCACTCGTATATTGCattcatgtaaaaaaaaaaaaaaattgtagtaACGGCGCCCTACTTCAAGTACTCACTGGAAGCTATTTCTCAGAGAAGATACCAAAGGTTTGTAAGCCTCATTTTTTTCCTAGGTGATATGGTTTGACAAGTGCAATTTAAGTCCCTTTTTTTCAAGatatgttatgttattattattattttgaaaattgACGATTGAATGTTTACTGCGTTGTGGAAGGCTAATGCCATAATATCATACAACAACAGGCCTGCAACAGAGGCAGTACCCTACTTCGAACAGGTAATGACTTGTTATCATTAAACCGTGCTTATTGTTATGGTTTTGTCATAATCGTCACATTTTATTCGTTATTTAGAAACATGGTTATTAGATCACTCTAACAGATGGGGGCATTGAACGTGTTCGTACAACAACTGTTTTAAAAAAAACCCCGATTACTCCTGGTCAATCCCTCATTACTCCTTTTTAAGAACAGACCTGTCTGATTttccaaaatccgtttaattaattggTCAACGTTGGATAATGGGTCAAAATCAATTTTGTTGGTCAAAGTCAAATTGGTAAACTAGAATCTTAGAGTTTATGAACGAATGAacgattatgtttatgtttttagacaattatgtcaaagtttatatttatggttttctttgatattatttatacataatttTGAGTTTATCATTTAGATGTATAAAAAatccaatccgattaatccccgagttGCCGATTACTCCATCCAAAGTCCCTATTAGAATATTAAGATCAGCCCAACTCGAATGTATAGACGGGCTCGGTCCATTAGGGTTTAGCTATGGTTTATGTATCTATAAATAGTGATCAATGAAACATAACCTCACGGGGTTCTATTATTCTACATGGTATCAGATGCTTAGGTTTCCTATGCTCTCTTCTTTTCTTTGTTTGCTTGCTTCCACCAAAAATCCGGTCTGCTGCTGCCACCAAAATTGGTCTGCCGCCGCCACAGAGTACTGGTCTGCCGCCGCTTTCCTTACCTTCTTTCTTCTCTTCGCGTTCCCCGACCGCGAATTAAAAGTTCTTCTATATCTTCACTTTTTCGTTAATATCTACTTATGATACATAATCAATCTTTGATCTTTGATTAATCCCTATTCTTCAACGGAGGATATACGATCTTTGATCTTTGATTAATCCCTATTCTTCAACGGAGGatatacgtttttttttttttctttcttcaaaCCTTCTTTAATCTCTATTCTTAGATCATCGATAtgttttctcaaaaaaaaaaaaaaaaaaaaaaaaaaaaaaaaaacaaagaaaaaaaaaacttcttTTCCTACCGGTTGTCCGTTGTGCTTTCTCGATCGACTTCTGTTTACAACCTTAATTATTTTCATCTAGAATGGCTTCATGCCTGCACCCCATGTGCAACAGCACCCCATATTCTTTAAAATCATCTTCTtctttttttaattattaaaaaaaagaaaACTCGGTATATCTCTTACGCACATCCATAGATACATAAACCATAGCTAAACCCTAATGGACCGAGCCCGTCTATACATTCGAGTTGGGCTGATCTTAATATTCTAATAGTCCCGACGAGTACACCCCCAGTGGCGAGTTTTGCAACCTTGTACACAACTACAATTACTAACATCTAAAATTAATTGTTTACCTGTATAAGGGTTAAACATGTAGGGAAGAAAAAATAAGCTCGTAAAAGTACACAACctgctccttttttttttttttataagtgtGTGCTTttttaaaaacagttataaaactgaTTAGCTTGTATTTTTAGAAAATGCTTGAAGCACCATTCTTGACCATCATTATGATAACTCACTATAAATTTCATGTTACATCAGGCTACTAAAGTTTGAAATATATTATAACTAGCATGAATTTCTGAATCGGTAACTGCTGCAGTTTCCAAAGCTTATAATAAAATTATACAAACTTTCGCAGTTGGGCCCTCTAGTAAGCCAGTTGATGCCTGCTGTAGAAGCTTCTCCTGTATCTTCCATGGCTAAGGGTGCTGCAGGTAATCACTTTCAAACTTTTGTTTCTTGGTTATCTGAAATTACGTTTGGTGAACAATTATCCTCGTCTTAGTAATCTGCTTTTGAACCAAATGGTCACTGGCCTAGTGGTACTGACGTAGCCCTTCCAACAAGgtggttgagggttcgagtcttgCTATGGACAACTTGTATATATTTCGTGGATTAATTCGTGATAGTGGTgagtgcctttaaaaaaaaaaaagaaagaaagaaatctGCTTTTgagtttctgttttttttttctctcGTGAATGAGAAATCTAATTTTTAAAATGAATGGTTACCTTTTAGACTTTTTAGTGAAATAATTTAACTTCTTATTAAAGAGAAGCCATTGATACTATTTGTTTATCCTTTGAGATGCTCAAGGATGTTTTAGAAACATGTTTTTCTTCATGTTTGAAAGGATAGAAGAAACTGTTTAGGACTTCAGGTAATGCATTTTCGTTTATACATTCTATAAGCAGATGCATGGAAAGCACTACTTGATGCAGCTGAAACAATGACACCTGATTATGATCCTGAAGCCAGGCTTTCATTGGACAAATTTGTTGATCAGTTGCCTTCAGTTTTTAATCAGGTATTATGCTCTCTTATTTAACTTATAGTTTTATTTTATTGAACCTTTCCTGTTTCTCTTAAAAAAGGTGTTGTTTGATCACTAAAAGACGTTTATTTCTGGCAGGTTGCTCAAGGAATATCAGAATTCAAACCAACGCCAACTGAGAATCGAGAATGTTGCAAAAATTCATATAATGTCCAAAAAACACTTCTGGTACTTTTTTGTTTCTGATGGTAGAATTCATGAGTTTTCCTTTCACTTATTTACTTGATTCATATTTCATAATTGTTTGTTTCAGGTGAAGTTTAATGTTGACGCCATTGATGAGACAGATCTTCTTGAAGAGACATTGAGGCTTCGTGTGGAAGCAATAGGTGGAACACTTGAAAAAGTTTCTTTAAGTGGTACCCATATTACACCTTGCATTCAGGTAACGTTTTTTCATGTCTGAATTTGATAAATTTTGCTGATATATAACCCTAAACCGAGTTTGTGTAATTTATTCTCAAATCCCAAATCTTTGCTGTATTTTGTTGATTTTCTGTCACAATCAGAATTGACCTGCAAACATTTGTGtccatatttttgtaaaaatatgatACATCAGATATGATGACAAACACTATGTTATTATATTTATGAACCTTAAAAAATTAGATGAGTTAAGAGGCAGCGTTAGATAACAATTTATTGTGACTATTATCCCAATTCCCATATGACATGTTTTTCTTTTAGCTGAATTTTTTTTATTCGACCTATTAGGGATTAATCATATCCAAATAGGACCCGTTTAAAATTGGTAagaaaatgggtcgaaattgccatATCTAAAGTTTCTAAGATGGTAATGAATTGCCACCTGTTCTCAAATATGATTTCACGAGGTAGCACTATTACAACTTATGATTTCTATGTTACATTTTGTGTGATCAGGATCCAAAACTCCAAGTAGGCGATGTATACACTCCTGCAGATGCAATTGCTCAAAGACTAAAGACTCTTTCACTAAATGAAACCAAAATTCTTGCTAGAACAATTGCAGACTGGTTTAGCAGCATCGACTACTAAGGTAATTGTCTAGATTCAGAAAGTTTAAACTAAACCAACGCCAACCAAATTGGTTGAGCTTCCGAATTTGTGATATTTTGTTGTATATTGGGAATAACTAAATTTAGTGTGAATATAAAATTCGGAACATGTATATATCTACATTCATGAAGTATACTTAATTGCCACTGTACTTTGATTTATATGTCCTTGGGAGCTCGATAAAGAATATAATTATAATTGTAGAATGATAAAGTATGTAAAAAGGGATGATAGTTGACTACTTGACTTTCGTATTAATGAAACAACACCCAAAACATGAAGGAACGGGTTGAGCCTACCCGCAGACacatttttttctttaaaaaaatcatGTAGATAGCTATTGTGCTAACTTTGGTTAAAAAAAATATACCAGGTCTTCAGCAAATTAGTACATTTTAGATGCAACTTAACAACTCCCTGACACGTTTCCTGTTTGGTTAAACCTTTAGCTTGACTCGTTAGTACTTGTTGTATTTCGCACCTGGAGAATTTGACCCATCAAGCAACGCTTTTAGGCTTTTAGCTCACTTGGTCAACTTCATTATATTGTTAACAATAATTCACTAGTTGTATGCACCTCCTACTTACAAATTGCCATGAGTACACAGCTCCTTAAGGAATGTTGAGAATAGAACTGTTGAAAACTAAGGCCCCGTTTGGCACACGGAATTCAATGGGATTCtggcggaattggaattgaatttagacatgacacgtgtctaaattcaattccaattccgctggaatcccattggattccgtgagccaaacggggCCTAAGTCTTCAGAATTACTAACGATAGAACACCTAAGCAAAATGCTTAACATATGGTATAGAATAGATATATTAATAGATAATGGTCTCAACAAGTTAAACGCAAGTCAGTTAGTGCATATAGTTCGGCTCATTTACACCCtctttttttgtgtttttttttctctttctgaTCAACCCATAATTCACTCATCCGTGACATAATTTATAATTCATCAAAAGCAATTAAGAACATTTACAAAGAGAGACTACGTTGATGCTGTCAATATCAAGGGGTGTCTCTGGGGGACGAAAAATAAGCCTCCTTACCGAGACAACATCCGGAACTTCTACTAGGTGTTGTTGTCACCGACCTATTTTGTTCATCGCTTAATAATCCAGTATTAGAAGGAGGCTCTTCCGTTATTAACAAACTCGACTTCCCCTCTATGTGATCCATTTTATCAATTAGTGTGTGCCTTGTTGGCATTTTCAAATTAGGTATACTTGAAATCCCAGGAATAATAAGGCTGCCTGTTGACATCGGCGAACGGGGGTCACTTAGAATGTCTTCTTGAAAAACGTCTCCTATTCTTGTTAGTATGCTGAATGCCAAGTTTCCGAGAACACGAGAATATGCTTCTAAGATTGCGTGGGCCACATCCTGAAACAATGAAAGATAACATGTTTTTTCTTCTGCAATATGCGAAACGTTTGAATAAAGACCTAGCATATTACTATATTAGAGATTACTGACCTTGCCGTATTGGATTTTCATGACATCATGAAACTTTTGAGGGAGATTCGGGTAACGAATCTTGATTTCGCATGAAAGCTCTTCAGCTCGGTTTATTAATAACTCCATTTTGTCAAGTTCAGAAACCGAATCTTTGAATGACCATGATGTTCTGGATGGAGATTTACGACTGTCATGTTCCTTAATCTTGTTCTTCCATGTATATATTGCTGCTTCTAATCTGTTAATGACATCTAGGGcgctgttttcagattttaaatgcAGTGATGTCAGCATACTGGAAGCTGAGGTGGAAACTCTGTTTAGCATCTTATAAAGATCCTCGCCGAGGCTCGCCTTTCCAGACTGTAGAACGGAAAACAAGTCATCATTCAAGATGCTCAATTTGAAATGAACAAGTTGAAATTGATCTGGATGATGAAGTTATGAAGGATTTGCAAGCCAAATTAGGTTTTTGGCTTACCTTTGGAAGTGCATCTTCGATGATTTTCGGTAGTGGCATTTCAAGCAAGATGGTCTCGTTGATTGATTTAGCAGCTTTGAAAATTTGATGAACCAATTTGCCCTGATTAACCAATTTCTTTCTTTCACCGTCTGCTAAACCACCTACGGGCACTTGTGGTGTTGGAAGCCACCATCTTTTGCTTTGTTTAAGATTCTTAGTCCTTCCTTCAGCTCGACTACCGTCTTCTTCGTACCAAAATTCTGTATCGGTCATCGAATCCAGTGTTTCCTGTCAGCATCATTATGCGCATTTGTAACATTAGACAAACATCGGTATCAGATATGTTTCGAATGAGAATAAAGAGAGATCACTTACAAGAAGCATGGAGTCTAACTTCCTTAGTGCCGGGAGATTCAAATGGACATCTCCACGAGCTTTTGGTGTCATTATCTGTAAAATGaagacagttttttttttttttagatttatatttaaataaataaagataaaataaaataacctAGAATGGAAAGGAAACGTTGCCTCTAATATCCTGCCGTCTGAACCGCATTGCTTAGCAGGAACTAACTGAACCATATAGTTAGTAGGAGAAAGAAACCACTCCATTTCTTTTCTCCATTTGTTCTTTTTATCCTCTGAAAGAGGCTCAAGTTTCCATAGCTCACCGAAAACAGTTCCTACACATCAACATATATCTATTATAAGTAGTGTTGCAGAACCAGGAATTACTCTACTCAATATTTGCAACTCAGATTGtactcggtcaaacttggtcaaactcaaATAAAATACTGAGGATATCTCGGAAgattcggtcaaagtcaaacttggtcaacatttgAGTACTCCCGAGTTTCCAAGTACTCCCAAAAAAGTCCCGACCAAGTACTCTctgagtagcgatttttgcaaccttggatTCTTTATGGAAAAGCGCACCATGATAGAGAATTGGAAAAAGTACCAGCTAGATTTGTTATGGCGTTGGACAAAGCCAAAGCAGGGGAGATTCCATTGCGACCTCCAGTAGTATCTTCACCCAAAAGGAGTTTTCCTAATTTTTCTTTAATTTCTTCCACATCCGAATATGGAACTGCAAATGATGGGTTCTCTTTGTCAACGAACTGTTGTGGGTCCCATTCGTCTAGTCCATGTTCGTCTCTCTTCATCATACTCCATTGAGAAAAAAATGAACCAGAAGGATTGTTGCTAGAACAACAGCTTGAGGGTGAGTCTGTTGGGCATACGTCTCCTTTACTTGCAACACTTTCATCCTCGTAAGCGTTTGCATTTAGAATGCAGCTCTCGAGCCCATTGTAAGTCATTATTCCTGAACGGTTACAAGTTCATTTGGTAAGCTTTCAGCAAGTTAGTTACAAATTGATTTACAGAAAGTGATTAATAATGTTTACGAATATAATTTTATAGCGGGATAATTACCAAATTCGAGTCCATCTTTACATAAGTATTAAATAAAGAGTATTCAGTGTACATCTAATGGTTAAGTGAGCAGTTTTATTGCTGGAATATAGTTGC
This genomic window from Rutidosis leptorrhynchoides isolate AG116_Rl617_1_P2 chromosome 2, CSIRO_AGI_Rlap_v1, whole genome shotgun sequence contains:
- the LOC139891482 gene encoding rop guanine nucleotide exchange factor 14-like, which gives rise to MVLLRRLNCCTWNRGINNSMDFDQPPPDRIMTYNGLESCILNANAYEDESVASKGDVCPTDSPSSCCSSNNPSGSFFSQWSMMKRDEHGLDEWDPQQFVDKENPSFAVPYSDVEEIKEKLGKLLLGEDTTGGRNGISPALALSNAITNLAGTVFGELWKLEPLSEDKKNKWRKEMEWFLSPTNYMVQLVPAKQCGSDGRILEIMTPKARGDVHLNLPALRKLDSMLLETLDSMTDTEFWYEEDGSRAEGRTKNLKQSKRWWLPTPQVPVGGLADGERKKLVNQGKLVHQIFKAAKSINETILLEMPLPKIIEDALPKSGKASLGEDLYKMLNRVSTSASSMLTSLHLKSENSALDVINRLEAAIYTWKNKIKEHDSRKSPSRTSWSFKDSVSELDKMELLINRAEELSCEIKIRYPNLPQKFHDVMKIQYGKDVAHAILEAYSRVLGNLAFSILTRIGDVFQEDILSDPRSPMSTGSLIIPGISSIPNLKMPTRHTLIDKMDHIEGKSSLLITEEPPSNTGLLSDEQNRSVTTTPSRSSGCCLGKEAYFSSPRDTP
- the LOC139891481 gene encoding uncharacterized protein encodes the protein MVITSTGTCTCGSMELAASSFKPRHVTHDYVHLRSLSSQLQHQLPRWFGFCNENVTGRTLKMILNGYVGRGTYRMKKDNDDKIYRRLDSCLVVPPPKGKKPKGIIKFLGGAFIGAVPEVTYSYLLGLLANEGYLIISVPYNVTFDHSQATREVYDKFHSCLSSVLTSGLPNDGLLAAELVDLPLYSVGHSNGALLQVLTGSYFSEKIPKANAIISYNNRPATEAVPYFEQLGPLVSQLMPAVEASPVSSMAKGAADAWKALLDAAETMTPDYDPEARLSLDKFVDQLPSVFNQVAQGISEFKPTPTENRECCKNSYNVQKTLLVKFNVDAIDETDLLEETLRLRVEAIGGTLEKVSLSGTHITPCIQDPKLQVGDVYTPADAIAQRLKTLSLNETKILARTIADWFSSIDY